A region from the Drosophila mauritiana strain mau12 chromosome 2L, ASM438214v1, whole genome shotgun sequence genome encodes:
- the LOC117135723 gene encoding sister chromatid cohesion protein solo isoform X8 has product MSDWEDEVVEPFVDTNGARGGDWSDDENKGKSFSGGAEDGGAGGGGDGGGGGYQGRNPNGFGRGFKRGDAGRGEETGGYRGGNRDDDAGRFREGEGDFRGGRREGKVGFRGAEGGFRGGRREEEGSFRGGRREEKGGFRGEEGGLRSEEGGFRGGRREEEGGFRGEEGGSRGGKGGFRGGRREEEGGFRGEEGGFRGGRREEEGGFRGEEGGFRGGRHEEEGGFRGGRREEEGGSRGGKGSFRGGRREEEGGFRGEEGGFRGEEGGFRGGKGGCRGGRREEEGGFRGEEGGFGGGRREEEGGSRGEEGGFRGGRREEEGGFCGEGGGFRGRRYENEDATELPPIPSSCDKDEVGAFIDQLDLSKYTTSLALIRKLRDYLLTAFKALVNQAWASVVKLTQEKRVQKAHQIRETTDMMNRLMEDMGRLICEGEHEEANGIGQFQNIGADCRADLSQWRNLQQIVVPQPSEIKNGQTNRTSGTEDARSGGLTNGDDLTEIQSAAYAVYHQVFDRGYQTGRRLYDDNQGALREDSIPTEDREHPENNQVDGSTYGVTRFLHWLSENFVTRHEIRAVRFGSPQMVFQSYAWPESPKQHISTVHQKGIFYSQPLIRTRIKSTVASEPNNSSSGQLSSMVNLARHQRSQNQETPDGVYVSRYNATGDEETPCSATVVPGRVVALRASSTPNEHRSDPGLSFIPNLTYEDGTMSSLATGGAASTPLAPSLPGEHSLGLEMDSGTVVLPADVDETRLVGHPGSTVVRSRLGGAPASTPLLSFRPRLPVIDEEHHLRFTRVSRELQMSIGFPPEETTLSQQREWGSIFRPRDEMVNYAEGPPPRQTHTARRRLRTRRRRHRIASAASPPLTPERIVRREEAFQSSRHIAATFMSSLLQSAAGEVASSGLAITRSVEEITTSIHITRNALQEEAPPTTEAITSLEVAQATRYSDSGACMQSAAFSQDLPVVAPLEISGNASIDQASFDQALAILPPINSTPIGQHPIAGFGPKTEIEMKPQIMNISNMMNASVPPMPMEVDEVPLEVSNTLANMSDHAYVTDIQILPSLQLNSLNIVSTDTTKNAVNLAPSTSTNDLQTPSDRRTSMQNQLYRVSMNDLAYISQHANVVRLMVDRQEELGAQVSSLGPFKENSQGSLHFSTMPAVKVYDPRIIQNIQKDKMRVVHGLFGALIRQSQVDMHNAPFIRNRKDALMAYRFLLELKTANIISLSSDGRFFGLL; this is encoded by the exons ATGTCTGACTGGGAAGATGAGGTTGTTGAG CCCTTTGTTGATACTAACGGCGCCCGCGGTGGAGATTGGAGCGATGATGAGAACAAGGGCAAAAGCTTCAGCGGCGGTGCTGAAGATGGCGGTGCTGGAGGCGGCGGCGATGGTGGAGGCGGCGGCTACCAAGGACGAAATCCAAATGGGTTCGGAAGGGGGTTCAAAAGGGGCGACGCAGGCAGGGGAGAAGAAACTGGAGGTTATCGAGGAGGAAATCGAGATGATGATGCAGGGAGATTCCGCGAAGGAGAGGGAGACTTTCGCGGTGGACGTCGCGAAGGAAAAGTCGGCTTCCGCGGTGCAGAAGGCGGCTTCCGCGGTGGACGTCGCGAAGAAGAAGGCAGCTTCCGCGGTGGACGTCGCGAAGAAAAAGGCGGCTTCCGCGGTGAAGAAGGCGGCCTCCGCAGTGAAGAAGGCGGCTTCCGCGGTGGACGTCGCGAAGAAGAAGGTGGCTTCCGCGGTGAAGAAG GCGGCTCCCGCGGTGGAAAAGGGGGCTTCCGCGGTGGACGTCGCGAAGAAGAAGGTGGCTTCCGCGGTGAAGAAGGCGGCTTCCGCGGTGGACGTCGCGAAGAAGAAGGTGGCTTCCGCGGTGAAGAAGGCGGCTTCCGCGGTGGACGTCACGAAGAAGAAGGCGGCTTCCGCGGTGGACGTCGCGAAGAAGAAGGTGGCTCCCGCGGTGGAAAAGGGAGCTTCCGCGGTGGACGTCGCGAAGAAGAAGGCGGCTTCCGCGGTGAAGAAGGCGGCTTCCGCGGTGAAGAAGGCGGTTTCCGCGGTGGAAAAGGCGGCTGCCGCGGTGGACGTCGCGAAGAAGAAGGCGGCTTCCGCGGTGAAGAAGGCGGCTTCGGCGGTGGACGTCGCGAAGAAGAAGGCGGCTCCCGCGGTGAAGAAGGCGGTTTCCGCGGTGGACGTCGCGAAGAAGAAGGCGGCTTCTGCGGTGAAGGTGGCGGCTTCCGAGGTCGGCGGTACGAAAACGAGGATG CTACGGAACTGCCGCCGATCCCATCGAGCTGCGATAAGGATGAGGTGGGCGCATTCATCGATCAGCTGGACCTGAGCAAGTACACGACCAGCCTAGCATTGATTCGGAAATTACGTGACTATTTGCTGACTGCATTTAAGGCTTTGGTGAACCAAGCATGGGCTTCTGTCGTGAAATTAACTCAAGAAAAGCGTGTCCAAAAGGCACATCAGATACGGGAAACAACAGATATGATGAATCGCCTTATGGAGGACATGGGCCGATTGATTTGTGAGGGCGAACATGAGGAAGCGAATGGGATTGGACAGTTTCAAAACATTGGTGCGGATTGCAGAGCTGATTTGTCGCAATGGAGGAATTTGCAGCAAATTGTGGTGCCGCAACCTTCGGAGATCAAAAATGGACAAACAAACAGGACAAGCGGTACTGAGGACGCTCGATCAGGAGGTTTAACCAATGGCGATGACTTAACCGAAATACAAAGCGCCGCATACGCCGTGTATCATCAGGTTTTTGATCGAGGTTACCAAACCGGTCGACGGCTGTATGATGATAATCAAGGAGCATTGAGAGAAGATTCCATTCCAACAGAAGACCGAGAACACCCAGAAAATAATCAAGTGGATGGATCAACATATGGAGTGACTAGATTTCTGCACTGGCTAAGTGAAAACTTTGTCACTCGGCATGAAATAAGGGCAGTACGTTTTGGCAGTCCGCAAATGGTTTTTCAATCGTATGCCTGGCCAGAATCTCCGAAGCAGCACATTTCGACGGTCCATCAAAAAGGCATATTTTATTCTCAGCCCTTAATTAGGACACGCATAAAATCCACTGTTGCGAGCGAGCCAAACAATTCGAGTAGTGGTCAGCTCAGCAGTATGGTAAACTTGGCACGACATCAGCGGTCGCAAAATCAGGAAACGCCAGATGGAGTTTACGTTAGCCGCTACAATGCAACTGGAGATGAGGAGACTCCCTGCTCCGCAACTGTAGTCCCGGGCAGAGTAGTGGCTCTGCGTGCTTCGAGCACCCCAAATGAACATAGGAGCGATCCAGG CTTGTCTTTTATACCCAATTTGACTTACGAAGATGGGACCATGTCATCATTGGCAACAGGCGGCGCTGCATCGACACCGTTGGCTCCATCACTGCCAGGAGAGCATTCATTGGGGTTAGAAATGGATAGCGGCACTGTGGTGCTACCAGCTGATGTGGATGAAACCCGTTTAGTCGGACATCCAGGATCAACAGTGGTGCGTTCTCGGCTTGGAGGCGCTCCAGCATCAACCCCTTTACTATCATTCCGACCTAGACTGCCGGTCATTGACGAAGAGCATCATCTACGCTTTACCAGGGTGTCACGCGAGCTGCAGATGAGTATTGGTTTCCCGCCGGAAGAGACTACACTAAGCCAGCAACGTGAGTGGGGCTCGATTTTCCGTCCACGTGATGAAATGGTTAACTATGCCGAAGGTCCACCTCCTCGCCAAACACACACGGCTCGTCGTCGCTTGCGTACACGCAGACGACGTCATCGTATCGCATCAGCAGCCAGTCCGCCACTAACGCCGGAAAGAATTGTTCGTCGTGAGGAAGCCTTCCAAAGCAGCCGACATATTGCAGCCACTTTTATGTCCAGCTTGCTACAAAGCGCAGCTGGAGAAGTGGCGTCTTCAGGTCTGGCAATAACCCGTTCAGTGGAAGAGATAACGACATCAATCCATATCACACGAAATGCACTACAGGAGGAGGCACCACCGACCACAGAAGCAATCACCTCCCTAGAAGTTGCCCAGGCAACAAGATATTCGGATTCTGGGGCTTGTATGCAATCTGCAGCGTTCTCTCAAGATCTTCCTGTAGTAGCTCCTTTGGAGATATCCGGAAATGCATCAATTGACCAAGCATCGTTTGATCAAGCTTTGGCCATATTACCTCCCATAAATTCCACTCCAATAGGTCAGCATCCAATTGCTGGGTTTGGACCTAAAAccgaaattgaaatgaaacccCAAATAATGAACATCTCTAATATGATGAATGCTTCGGTTCCACCTATGCCAATGGAAGTCGACGAAGTTCCACTGGAGGTATCAAACACTTTGGCCAATATGAGCGATCATGCTTATGTGACTGATATACAGATACTACCGTCGTTGCAACTCAATTCTTTGAATATTGTTAGCACAGATACTACCAAGAATGCAGTAAATCTCGCCCCATCGACATCAACAAATGATTTGCAAACGCCAAGTGACCGCAGAACATCAATGCAAAACCAATTGTATCGAGTGTCCATGAACGACTTGGCATATATTTCACAACACGCTAATGTGGTTCGCCTGATGGTGGATCGTCAAGAGGAACTAGGGGCACAGGTTAGCTCCCTGGGGCCTTTTAAGGAAAATAGCCAAGGCTCGCTACATTTTAGTACTATGCCCGCTGTTAAAGTCTACGATCCACGCATCATTCAGAACATTCAGAAGGATAAGATGAGAGTAGTTCATGGGCTCTTCGGTGCTCTTATCAGGCAGTCCCAGGTTGATATGCACAATGCGCCATTCATTCGCAATCGCAAAGATGCGTTGATGGCATATCGCTTTTTACTTGAGCTTAAGACTGCAAATATAATAAGTCTTAGCTCGGATGGTAGATTCTTCGGGCTGCTGTAA
- the LOC117135723 gene encoding sister chromatid cohesion protein solo isoform X9 encodes MSDWEDEVVEPFVDTNGARGGDWSDDENKGKSFSGGAEDGGAGGGGDGGGGGYQGRNPNGFGRGFKRGDAGRGEETGGYRGGNRDDDAGRFREGEGDFRGGRREGKVGFRGAEGGFRGGRREEEGSFRGGRREEKGGFRGEEGGLRSEEGGFRGGRREEEGGFRGEEGGSRGGKGGFRGGRREEEGGFRGEEGGFRGGRREEEGGFRGEEGGFRGGRHEEEGGFRGGRREEEGGSRGGKGSFRGGRREEEGGFRGEEGGFRGEEGGFRGGKGGCRGGRREEEGGFRGEEGGFGGGRREEEGGSRGEEGGFRGGRREEEGGFCGEGGGFRGRRYENEDATELPPIPSSCDKDEVGAFIDQLDLSKYTTSLALIRKLRDYLLTAFKALVNQAWASVVKLTQEKRVQKAHQIRETTDMMNRLMEDMGRLICEGEHEEANGIGQFQNIGADCRADLSQWRNLQQIVVPQPSEIKNGQTNRTSGTEDARSGGLTNGDDLTEIQSAAYAVYHQVFDRGYQTGRRLYDDNQGALREDSIPTEDREHPENNQVDGSTYGVTRFLHWLSENFVTRHEIRAVRFGSPQMVFQSYAWPESPKQHISTVHQKGIFYSQPLIRTRIKSTVASEPNNSSSGQLSSMVNLARHQRSQNQETPDGVYVSRYNATGDEETPCSATVVPGRVVALRASSTPNEHRSDPGLSFIPNLTYEDGTMSSLATGGAASTPLAPSLPGEHSLGLEMDSGTVVLPADVDETRLVGHPGSTVVRSRLGGAPASTPLLSFRPRLPVIDEEHHLRFTRVSRELQMSIGFPPEETTLSQQREWGSIFRPRDEMVNYAEGPPPRQTHTARRRLRTRRRRHRIASAASPPLTPERIVRREEAFQSSRHIAATFMSSLLQSAAGEVASSGLAITRSVEEITTSIHITRNALQEEAPPTTEAITSLEVAQATRYSDSGACMQSAAFSQDLPVVAPLEISGNASIDQASFDQALAILPPINSTPIGQHPIAGFGPKTEIEMKPQIMNISNMMNASVPPMPMEVDEVPLEVSNTLANMSDHAYVTDIQILPSLQLNSLNIVSTDTTKNAVNLAPSTSTNDLQTPSDRRTSMQNQLYRVSMNDLAYISQHANVVRLMVDRQEELGAQVSSLGPFKENSQGSLHFSTMPAVKVYDPRIIQNIQKDKMRVVHGLFGALIRQSQVDMHNAPFIRNRKDALMAYRFLLELKTANIISLSSDGRFFGLL; translated from the exons ATGTCTGACTGGGAAGATGAGGTTGTTGAG CCCTTTGTTGATACTAACGGCGCCCGCGGTGGAGATTGGAGCGATGATGAGAACAAGGGCAAAAGCTTCAGCGGCGGTGCTGAAGATGGCGGTGCTGGAGGCGGCGGCGATGGTGGAGGCGGCGGCTACCAAGGACGAAATCCAAATGGGTTCGGAAGGGGGTTCAAAAGGGGCGACGCAGGCAGGGGAGAAGAAACTGGAGGTTATCGAGGAGGAAATCGAGATGATGATGCAGGGAGATTCCGCGAAGGAGAGGGAGACTTTCGCGGTGGACGTCGCGAAGGAAAAGTCGGCTTCCGCGGTGCAGAAGGCGGCTTCCGCGGTGGACGTCGCGAAGAAGAAGGCAGCTTCCGCGGTGGACGTCGCGAAGAAAAAGGCGGCTTCCGCGGTGAAGAAGGCGGCCTCCGCAGTGAAGAAG GCGGCTTCCGCGGTGGACGTCGCGAAGAAGAAGGTGGCTTCCGCGGTGAAGAAGGCGGCTCCCGCGGTGGAAAAGGGGGCTTCCGCGGTGGACGTCGCGAAGAAGAAGGTGGCTTCCGCGGTGAAGAAGGCGGCTTCCGCGGTGGACGTCGCGAAGAAGAAGGTGGCTTCCGCGGTGAAGAAGGCGGCTTCCGCGGTGGACGTCACGAAGAAGAAGGCGGCTTCCGCGGTGGACGTCGCGAAGAAGAAGGTGGCTCCCGCGGTGGAAAAGGGAGCTTCCGCGGTGGACGTCGCGAAGAAGAAGGCGGCTTCCGCGGTGAAGAAGGCGGCTTCCGCGGTGAAGAAGGCGGTTTCCGCGGTGGAAAAGGCGGCTGCCGCGGTGGACGTCGCGAAGAAGAAGGCGGCTTCCGCGGTGAAGAAGGCGGCTTCGGCGGTGGACGTCGCGAAGAAGAAGGCGGCTCCCGCGGTGAAGAAGGCGGTTTCCGCGGTGGACGTCGCGAAGAAGAAGGCGGCTTCTGCGGTGAAGGTGGCGGCTTCCGAGGTCGGCGGTACGAAAACGAGGATG CTACGGAACTGCCGCCGATCCCATCGAGCTGCGATAAGGATGAGGTGGGCGCATTCATCGATCAGCTGGACCTGAGCAAGTACACGACCAGCCTAGCATTGATTCGGAAATTACGTGACTATTTGCTGACTGCATTTAAGGCTTTGGTGAACCAAGCATGGGCTTCTGTCGTGAAATTAACTCAAGAAAAGCGTGTCCAAAAGGCACATCAGATACGGGAAACAACAGATATGATGAATCGCCTTATGGAGGACATGGGCCGATTGATTTGTGAGGGCGAACATGAGGAAGCGAATGGGATTGGACAGTTTCAAAACATTGGTGCGGATTGCAGAGCTGATTTGTCGCAATGGAGGAATTTGCAGCAAATTGTGGTGCCGCAACCTTCGGAGATCAAAAATGGACAAACAAACAGGACAAGCGGTACTGAGGACGCTCGATCAGGAGGTTTAACCAATGGCGATGACTTAACCGAAATACAAAGCGCCGCATACGCCGTGTATCATCAGGTTTTTGATCGAGGTTACCAAACCGGTCGACGGCTGTATGATGATAATCAAGGAGCATTGAGAGAAGATTCCATTCCAACAGAAGACCGAGAACACCCAGAAAATAATCAAGTGGATGGATCAACATATGGAGTGACTAGATTTCTGCACTGGCTAAGTGAAAACTTTGTCACTCGGCATGAAATAAGGGCAGTACGTTTTGGCAGTCCGCAAATGGTTTTTCAATCGTATGCCTGGCCAGAATCTCCGAAGCAGCACATTTCGACGGTCCATCAAAAAGGCATATTTTATTCTCAGCCCTTAATTAGGACACGCATAAAATCCACTGTTGCGAGCGAGCCAAACAATTCGAGTAGTGGTCAGCTCAGCAGTATGGTAAACTTGGCACGACATCAGCGGTCGCAAAATCAGGAAACGCCAGATGGAGTTTACGTTAGCCGCTACAATGCAACTGGAGATGAGGAGACTCCCTGCTCCGCAACTGTAGTCCCGGGCAGAGTAGTGGCTCTGCGTGCTTCGAGCACCCCAAATGAACATAGGAGCGATCCAGG CTTGTCTTTTATACCCAATTTGACTTACGAAGATGGGACCATGTCATCATTGGCAACAGGCGGCGCTGCATCGACACCGTTGGCTCCATCACTGCCAGGAGAGCATTCATTGGGGTTAGAAATGGATAGCGGCACTGTGGTGCTACCAGCTGATGTGGATGAAACCCGTTTAGTCGGACATCCAGGATCAACAGTGGTGCGTTCTCGGCTTGGAGGCGCTCCAGCATCAACCCCTTTACTATCATTCCGACCTAGACTGCCGGTCATTGACGAAGAGCATCATCTACGCTTTACCAGGGTGTCACGCGAGCTGCAGATGAGTATTGGTTTCCCGCCGGAAGAGACTACACTAAGCCAGCAACGTGAGTGGGGCTCGATTTTCCGTCCACGTGATGAAATGGTTAACTATGCCGAAGGTCCACCTCCTCGCCAAACACACACGGCTCGTCGTCGCTTGCGTACACGCAGACGACGTCATCGTATCGCATCAGCAGCCAGTCCGCCACTAACGCCGGAAAGAATTGTTCGTCGTGAGGAAGCCTTCCAAAGCAGCCGACATATTGCAGCCACTTTTATGTCCAGCTTGCTACAAAGCGCAGCTGGAGAAGTGGCGTCTTCAGGTCTGGCAATAACCCGTTCAGTGGAAGAGATAACGACATCAATCCATATCACACGAAATGCACTACAGGAGGAGGCACCACCGACCACAGAAGCAATCACCTCCCTAGAAGTTGCCCAGGCAACAAGATATTCGGATTCTGGGGCTTGTATGCAATCTGCAGCGTTCTCTCAAGATCTTCCTGTAGTAGCTCCTTTGGAGATATCCGGAAATGCATCAATTGACCAAGCATCGTTTGATCAAGCTTTGGCCATATTACCTCCCATAAATTCCACTCCAATAGGTCAGCATCCAATTGCTGGGTTTGGACCTAAAAccgaaattgaaatgaaacccCAAATAATGAACATCTCTAATATGATGAATGCTTCGGTTCCACCTATGCCAATGGAAGTCGACGAAGTTCCACTGGAGGTATCAAACACTTTGGCCAATATGAGCGATCATGCTTATGTGACTGATATACAGATACTACCGTCGTTGCAACTCAATTCTTTGAATATTGTTAGCACAGATACTACCAAGAATGCAGTAAATCTCGCCCCATCGACATCAACAAATGATTTGCAAACGCCAAGTGACCGCAGAACATCAATGCAAAACCAATTGTATCGAGTGTCCATGAACGACTTGGCATATATTTCACAACACGCTAATGTGGTTCGCCTGATGGTGGATCGTCAAGAGGAACTAGGGGCACAGGTTAGCTCCCTGGGGCCTTTTAAGGAAAATAGCCAAGGCTCGCTACATTTTAGTACTATGCCCGCTGTTAAAGTCTACGATCCACGCATCATTCAGAACATTCAGAAGGATAAGATGAGAGTAGTTCATGGGCTCTTCGGTGCTCTTATCAGGCAGTCCCAGGTTGATATGCACAATGCGCCATTCATTCGCAATCGCAAAGATGCGTTGATGGCATATCGCTTTTTACTTGAGCTTAAGACTGCAAATATAATAAGTCTTAGCTCGGATGGTAGATTCTTCGGGCTGCTGTAA
- the LOC117135723 gene encoding sister chromatid cohesion protein solo isoform X6: MSDWEDEVVEPFVDTNGARGGDWSDDENKGKSFSGGAEDGGAGGGGDGGGGGYQGRNPNGFGRGFKRGDAGRGEETGGYRGGNRDDDAGRFREGEGDFRGGRREGKVGFRGAEGGFRGGRREEEGSFRGGRREEKGGFRGEEGGFRGEEGGFRGEEGGFRGGRRVEEGGFRGEEGGFRGGRREEEGGFRGEEGGSRGGKGGFRGGRREEEGGFRGEEGGFRGGRREEEGGFRGEEGGFRGGRHEEEGGFRGGRREEEGGSRGGKGSFRGGRREEEGGFRGEEGGFRGEEGGFRGGKGGCRGGRREEEGGFRGEEGGFGGGRREEEGGSRGEEGGFRGGRREEEGGFCGEGGGFRGRRYENEDATELPPIPSSCDKDEVGAFIDQLDLSKYTTSLALIRKLRDYLLTAFKALVNQAWASVVKLTQEKRVQKAHQIRETTDMMNRLMEDMGRLICEGEHEEANGIGQFQNIGADCRADLSQWRNLQQIVVPQPSEIKNGQTNRTSGTEDARSGGLTNGDDLTEIQSAAYAVYHQVFDRGYQTGRRLYDDNQGALREDSIPTEDREHPENNQVDGSTYGVTRFLHWLSENFVTRHEIRAVRFGSPQMVFQSYAWPESPKQHISTVHQKGIFYSQPLIRTRIKSTVASEPNNSSSGQLSSMVNLARHQRSQNQETPDGVYVSRYNATGDEETPCSATVVPGRVVALRASSTPNEHRSDPGLSFIPNLTYEDGTMSSLATGGAASTPLAPSLPGEHSLGLEMDSGTVVLPADVDETRLVGHPGSTVVRSRLGGAPASTPLLSFRPRLPVIDEEHHLRFTRVSRELQMSIGFPPEETTLSQQREWGSIFRPRDEMVNYAEGPPPRQTHTARRRLRTRRRRHRIASAASPPLTPERIVRREEAFQSSRHIAATFMSSLLQSAAGEVASSGLAITRSVEEITTSIHITRNALQEEAPPTTEAITSLEVAQATRYSDSGACMQSAAFSQDLPVVAPLEISGNASIDQASFDQALAILPPINSTPIGQHPIAGFGPKTEIEMKPQIMNISNMMNASVPPMPMEVDEVPLEVSNTLANMSDHAYVTDIQILPSLQLNSLNIVSTDTTKNAVNLAPSTSTNDLQTPSDRRTSMQNQLYRVSMNDLAYISQHANVVRLMVDRQEELGAQVSSLGPFKENSQGSLHFSTMPAVKVYDPRIIQNIQKDKMRVVHGLFGALIRQSQVDMHNAPFIRNRKDALMAYRFLLELKTANIISLSSDGRFFGLL, encoded by the exons ATGTCTGACTGGGAAGATGAGGTTGTTGAG CCCTTTGTTGATACTAACGGCGCCCGCGGTGGAGATTGGAGCGATGATGAGAACAAGGGCAAAAGCTTCAGCGGCGGTGCTGAAGATGGCGGTGCTGGAGGCGGCGGCGATGGTGGAGGCGGCGGCTACCAAGGACGAAATCCAAATGGGTTCGGAAGGGGGTTCAAAAGGGGCGACGCAGGCAGGGGAGAAGAAACTGGAGGTTATCGAGGAGGAAATCGAGATGATGATGCAGGGAGATTCCGCGAAGGAGAGGGAGACTTTCGCGGTGGACGTCGCGAAGGAAAAGTCGGCTTCCGCGGTGCAGAAGGCGGCTTCCGCGGTGGACGTCGCGAAGAAGAAGGCAGCTTCCGCGGTGGACGTCGCGAAGAAAAAG GCGGCTTCCGCGGTGAAGAAGGCGGCTTCCGCGGTGAAGAAGGCGGCTTCCGCGGTGAAGAAGGCGGCTTCCGCGGTGGACGTCGCGTAGAAGAAGGCGGCTTCCGCGGTGAAGAAGGCGGCTTCCGCGGTGGACGTCGCGAAGAAGAAGGTGGCTTCCGCGGTGAAGAAGGCGGCTCCCGCGGTGGAAAAGGGGGCTTCCGCGGTGGACGTCGCGAAGAAGAAGGTGGCTTCCGCGGTGAAGAAGGCGGCTTCCGCGGTGGACGTCGCGAAGAAGAAGGTGGCTTCCGCGGTGAAGAAGGCGGCTTCCGCGGTGGACGTCACGAAGAAGAAGGCGGCTTCCGCGGTGGACGTCGCGAAGAAGAAGGTGGCTCCCGCGGTGGAAAAGGGAGCTTCCGCGGTGGACGTCGCGAAGAAGAAGGCGGCTTCCGCGGTGAAGAAGGCGGCTTCCGCGGTGAAGAAGGCGGTTTCCGCGGTGGAAAAGGCGGCTGCCGCGGTGGACGTCGCGAAGAAGAAGGCGGCTTCCGCGGTGAAGAAGGCGGCTTCGGCGGTGGACGTCGCGAAGAAGAAGGCGGCTCCCGCGGTGAAGAAGGCGGTTTCCGCGGTGGACGTCGCGAAGAAGAAGGCGGCTTCTGCGGTGAAGGTGGCGGCTTCCGAGGTCGGCGGTACGAAAACGAGGATG CTACGGAACTGCCGCCGATCCCATCGAGCTGCGATAAGGATGAGGTGGGCGCATTCATCGATCAGCTGGACCTGAGCAAGTACACGACCAGCCTAGCATTGATTCGGAAATTACGTGACTATTTGCTGACTGCATTTAAGGCTTTGGTGAACCAAGCATGGGCTTCTGTCGTGAAATTAACTCAAGAAAAGCGTGTCCAAAAGGCACATCAGATACGGGAAACAACAGATATGATGAATCGCCTTATGGAGGACATGGGCCGATTGATTTGTGAGGGCGAACATGAGGAAGCGAATGGGATTGGACAGTTTCAAAACATTGGTGCGGATTGCAGAGCTGATTTGTCGCAATGGAGGAATTTGCAGCAAATTGTGGTGCCGCAACCTTCGGAGATCAAAAATGGACAAACAAACAGGACAAGCGGTACTGAGGACGCTCGATCAGGAGGTTTAACCAATGGCGATGACTTAACCGAAATACAAAGCGCCGCATACGCCGTGTATCATCAGGTTTTTGATCGAGGTTACCAAACCGGTCGACGGCTGTATGATGATAATCAAGGAGCATTGAGAGAAGATTCCATTCCAACAGAAGACCGAGAACACCCAGAAAATAATCAAGTGGATGGATCAACATATGGAGTGACTAGATTTCTGCACTGGCTAAGTGAAAACTTTGTCACTCGGCATGAAATAAGGGCAGTACGTTTTGGCAGTCCGCAAATGGTTTTTCAATCGTATGCCTGGCCAGAATCTCCGAAGCAGCACATTTCGACGGTCCATCAAAAAGGCATATTTTATTCTCAGCCCTTAATTAGGACACGCATAAAATCCACTGTTGCGAGCGAGCCAAACAATTCGAGTAGTGGTCAGCTCAGCAGTATGGTAAACTTGGCACGACATCAGCGGTCGCAAAATCAGGAAACGCCAGATGGAGTTTACGTTAGCCGCTACAATGCAACTGGAGATGAGGAGACTCCCTGCTCCGCAACTGTAGTCCCGGGCAGAGTAGTGGCTCTGCGTGCTTCGAGCACCCCAAATGAACATAGGAGCGATCCAGG CTTGTCTTTTATACCCAATTTGACTTACGAAGATGGGACCATGTCATCATTGGCAACAGGCGGCGCTGCATCGACACCGTTGGCTCCATCACTGCCAGGAGAGCATTCATTGGGGTTAGAAATGGATAGCGGCACTGTGGTGCTACCAGCTGATGTGGATGAAACCCGTTTAGTCGGACATCCAGGATCAACAGTGGTGCGTTCTCGGCTTGGAGGCGCTCCAGCATCAACCCCTTTACTATCATTCCGACCTAGACTGCCGGTCATTGACGAAGAGCATCATCTACGCTTTACCAGGGTGTCACGCGAGCTGCAGATGAGTATTGGTTTCCCGCCGGAAGAGACTACACTAAGCCAGCAACGTGAGTGGGGCTCGATTTTCCGTCCACGTGATGAAATGGTTAACTATGCCGAAGGTCCACCTCCTCGCCAAACACACACGGCTCGTCGTCGCTTGCGTACACGCAGACGACGTCATCGTATCGCATCAGCAGCCAGTCCGCCACTAACGCCGGAAAGAATTGTTCGTCGTGAGGAAGCCTTCCAAAGCAGCCGACATATTGCAGCCACTTTTATGTCCAGCTTGCTACAAAGCGCAGCTGGAGAAGTGGCGTCTTCAGGTCTGGCAATAACCCGTTCAGTGGAAGAGATAACGACATCAATCCATATCACACGAAATGCACTACAGGAGGAGGCACCACCGACCACAGAAGCAATCACCTCCCTAGAAGTTGCCCAGGCAACAAGATATTCGGATTCTGGGGCTTGTATGCAATCTGCAGCGTTCTCTCAAGATCTTCCTGTAGTAGCTCCTTTGGAGATATCCGGAAATGCATCAATTGACCAAGCATCGTTTGATCAAGCTTTGGCCATATTACCTCCCATAAATTCCACTCCAATAGGTCAGCATCCAATTGCTGGGTTTGGACCTAAAAccgaaattgaaatgaaacccCAAATAATGAACATCTCTAATATGATGAATGCTTCGGTTCCACCTATGCCAATGGAAGTCGACGAAGTTCCACTGGAGGTATCAAACACTTTGGCCAATATGAGCGATCATGCTTATGTGACTGATATACAGATACTACCGTCGTTGCAACTCAATTCTTTGAATATTGTTAGCACAGATACTACCAAGAATGCAGTAAATCTCGCCCCATCGACATCAACAAATGATTTGCAAACGCCAAGTGACCGCAGAACATCAATGCAAAACCAATTGTATCGAGTGTCCATGAACGACTTGGCATATATTTCACAACACGCTAATGTGGTTCGCCTGATGGTGGATCGTCAAGAGGAACTAGGGGCACAGGTTAGCTCCCTGGGGCCTTTTAAGGAAAATAGCCAAGGCTCGCTACATTTTAGTACTATGCCCGCTGTTAAAGTCTACGATCCACGCATCATTCAGAACATTCAGAAGGATAAGATGAGAGTAGTTCATGGGCTCTTCGGTGCTCTTATCAGGCAGTCCCAGGTTGATATGCACAATGCGCCATTCATTCGCAATCGCAAAGATGCGTTGATGGCATATCGCTTTTTACTTGAGCTTAAGACTGCAAATATAATAAGTCTTAGCTCGGATGGTAGATTCTTCGGGCTGCTGTAA